ACCATCAGCGATTAATCTGACTGCATCCGCCCGCAAGGTAATTAAGTGAACAACTTCAGGGATGTTTGAAACTAAATAATATGTATGATATATATAAATTGTTGTGGATGAGTTGGGGAAAAGCAAGCAGTTAATTATTTGATGCTTAAACAGATGACCTGTTCTGTAAAACATGCAGGAGTTTTCTTTTTTGATTTGACACATAAGGTATGAAAAGCCTACTTTGGGGTAGAAAGTGGGAGAAAGTGGTAGTTTATCCCAAATCACTGAAAATGACATTAAAACGCAGGTTTATTAGGTTGTGGCGAGCTTCAAAGGCGAATATGAGAATGCCATTGATAACAAAGGTCGCGTGTGCTTCCCTGCCAAACTGCGTAAAGTTGTAACCCCTGAATTCCAGGATCAATATGTAATTGTAATTGCAACAGACCCTTGCCTGTATGTGTACCCCCTCGATCACTGGGAGGAAGTGCGGACGAAGCTTTCAGGGCTCAACAGCTTCAATAAAACGGCAAGTTTGCTGAAACGCAAGCTGCTGCGTAACTCTGTGGATGTAACCCTTGACAAGCAAAACCGGGTTGCCTTCAGTCCCAGACAAATGGCGCATGCGGGGCTTCAAGATAAAGCCGTGTTTATTGGCTGCGACGACCGCATCGAAATTTGGTCGCCGGAGTACCTTGAGCAGGCAGATGCTGAATTTACCGATGAAATGTTTGCGGCTTCTTTCGAGGCGCTGCTGGGTTCCGACCCACACCTAACCAATAATCATGACGACTGATACCTGGCATATTCCTGTAATGCCTGCCGAAACCCTTCAATGGCTGGTAACTGATACTGGGGGCGTGTATATCGACGCCACACTCGGTGCCGGGGGGCATGCTGCGCAGCTGCTGCGGCAGCTCGGTGAAAATGCCAGGGTTTTCGGTATTGATCAGGATGATGAAGCCCTTGCCGAAACAGCCCGTCGTATTCAGGACAGTCGTCTGCATCCGGTTAAGGGTAATTTCGGATTTGCCGCAACCCTTATTCATCCCAAATATCACGGGCAGGTGTCCGGGATTTTATTTGACTACGGGGTTTCAAGCCATCAGATTGACGCACCGCAGCGGGGGTTCACCTTTCGGGAGGACGGTCCGCTCGATATGCGCATGGGCAACCTCAGTAGCCTGACCGCCCGGGATGTGGTCAATACCTACACCTTTGAGCGGCTGCGCAACCTGCTCTGGCAGTACGGTGAAGAACGCCGCTCCTCGGCCATAGCCCGGCAGATCACGGCAAGCCGTCCGCTGGAAACGACTGCGGAACTGCGTAAATGTGTGGAATCCGTCATTAAAGGACCTCACCTGGTAAAAAGCCTCGCACGGGTTTTTCAGGCCATACGGATTGAAGTTAACCGCGAACTTGAGATGCTGCGTAGCGGACTGGAGCAAAGCCTTAAGCTGCTTCGGCCCGGCGGTCGCATTGTGACCATAGCCTATCACTCGCTGGAAGACCGGCTGGTCAAAAACTTTTTCCGCACCGGAAATTTCGACGGGAAGCAGGAAAAAGATTTCTATGGCAATATTGTGCGTCCTCTGCGACCGCTGCACAACAAACCTGTAACAGCCACAGAAGCCGAGCGGCTTGAAAACCCGCGATCGCGAAGTGCGCGCCTGCGTGCTGCCGAAAAAAATGAGGCGGAGGTACAGGCATGAGTTTGTATGCAGAGCGTTTGTCAGACGCAGCGACCACGCAGCAGGCGGAGCCCGCTGCACTACCGCAATTTGGTGAGCGTCGGCAGGAAAAAAATACCGCCCAGCCTGTACCCGGCCTTCCTGAAGCCGGGACTGATATCATGACGCCCAAAGCGCGCAAAAAAATCGCGGCTAAAGCCGGGCGCAGAAAGGAGTCTATGCTGCGCACCTATCTGTTCCTTTTTGCACTTGGCTTTGTTGCCATGATTTACATCACACATATTTTTGCGACCGAAAAGCTGCTTCAGCAGGTCAGTGCAGCCGAACAGGAGCTGGAGCGGGTACAGATGATTCACGACGCGCGGATGCTGCGCTATGAGCAGCTCACCGGGCCTTCAGCGGTTTTTGAGCGTGCCACTGAACTGGGTTTTGAACATGCCGGACCGGCTGACTATGTAATTGAAAGGGGGCGCTAAAATGAAACCGGACAAGAATGCCCTTGCAGCCCGCCTGCTCTTCGTACTTGGTGCCCTCCTGATTCTGCCTGTGGCAATCATCCTGCAAATGCTTCGCATTCAGTATGTAGAGGGAGACGGTCTCCGGGAGCTATGGAGCCGTCAGACCGAAGATGCCATCCCGATTCAGTCCCGCCGCGGGCAGATTCTCGACAGCAACGGGCGGGTGCTGGTAACCAATATTGCAAGTTACGCGGTGGCTGTGGACCCGCATGTACCCAACCTGGAAGAAGGGGAAATTCAGCGCGTCCTCGCAATTCTTGCACATTTTACGAACCGCAGTCAGGCTGACTACATGCGCATGGTGCGGCAGGCGCCCGCCAACAGCCGCTATATTGTGCTGGGCCGGAATTTCGACCGGGCCGTGTATGACAGCCTGAGAGCCCATCGCTTCCGAAGCCTGATCCTTGAAGAGCGATTCCGCCGGCACTACACCTACGACGACCTCGCAGCGCATGTGATGGGCTATGTGAATCACGAAGTGCGCGGCATGGATGGACTGGAAAGAGCCTATGATGAGCTCCTGCGCGGTCGTGACGGTCAGCGGATTGTGCGCCGTGACAGCCGGGGCCGGATCCGGCAGTTTGTGCGCACACCGATTCAGCAGCCGCAGCAGGGGCACAACCTCATCACAACCCTTGATGCGCAGATTCAGGCTATCGCACAGCAGGAGCTCCGCGAAGGCATTGCGCGCACCGGCGCCCGGCACGGCAGCGTCATCATCGTGGAGCCCGCTACCGGTGCTGTTATCGCTATGGCCAACTATCCGGATTTCAATCCCAACCGGCCCGGTACCGCAGGCCGTGAGACCCGCCGCAATGCCGCCATCGCTGATATGATTGAGCCGGGCTCAACCTTTAAGCTGGTAGCTGCCGTTGCGGCCTACGAGCAGGGTGTGGTGCAGCTCGATGAAGTGTTCTACACGCCGGAAAACGGTGCCCGCCGCATCTACGGACAGACCATGCGCGATCACATCCCGCTGGGAGATATCACCTTCAGGCAGGCCATCGAGCGCTCATCAAATATCGCAACGGCAGAAGCAGCCATGCGGGTGGACCGAGATCAGTTTTTCCAGTATGTGCGCAACTTCGGCTTTGGCGCACTTTCCAGCATTGATCTGCCCAACGAAGAAAGTGGCAGACTTCGCCGTCCGCTGCACTGGAGCGGGGTAACACAGCCGTGGATGTCGATAGGCTACGAAATTCAGGTCACCCCCTTACAGCTTGTGATGGCCTATGCTTCTATTGCAAACGGTGGCCGGCTCATGCGCCCGTACGTAGTGGACCACGTACAGGATGAGTCCGGCCGTGTTGTGCAGCAAAACCGCCCGACTGTAATCCGGCAGTCAGTCCGGCCCGAAACGGTTGAAGCCCTGCGCCCGGCCTTTCAGAACGTGGTGTCTGAAGACGGAACTGCGCGGCTCGCTTCCGTAGCCGGCCTGTCGATCGCCGGAAAAACCGGAACTGCCCAGAAATTCATCGATGGCCGCTATCAGCAAAGATACCGCGCTTCCTTTGTAGGCTACTTTCCCGCAGAAGCGCCGCGCTACGCCATGATTGTTCTCCTCGACGAGCCGCAGACAAGTATTTTTGGCGGCACAACCGCGGGTATTGTCTTCAGAGAAATCACCCGCCGCATCATGGGGGTTGATCCGCAGGTGCGTAACCTCGTACAGCGCACGCTCGATGAAGAAGCCGCTGCCGGACTGCGTGCGCCTCAGCTCACCGGTCTCTATGCCGGGCACGCACAGCGCAAGGCCGAAGGACTTGGCCTGAAGGTTGCCGTTTCCGGTGAAGGCACGCGCGTAGCATCACAGTATCCCGCGGCCGGTCAGGAAATGCAGGAAAACCAGCTTGTCAGGCTGCAGCTTGAGACGATTGTGCAGGGTGAGGCGGGTGAAGATCAGCTGCGTTCAACCGTACCCGATGTGCGGGGACTCAGTATGCGGGAGGCGGTTGCGGTGCTGCACGAAGCGGGCTATGACATTCAGCGCAATGGTTCCGGTACAGTTGCCGCGCAGTTCCCGGAGGCCGGTGCCGTCATGCAGCGGGGGCGTCCGGTAATCATCCGCGGTCGCGCGCCGGGCATGGAAATGCTTATCAGCGACAGGGGAGGAGGATAGCCGTATGCCACAGCTTAGCTTACATACCATCAGAACCCTCTCCAAAGCTGACCGTGAAACCGGCCGGCTTCTTCCGTTTTACAACGGGGTGAGCGTAAACTCCCAAAAAGTTGTGCCGGAAGGCATTTTTGCCGCCATAGCCGGCTACAGCACGGACGGCCATCGCTTTCTTCCGCAGGCGGCGGAAGCCGGTGCTCGTCTGATGCTCACCGAGCGCGATCCCGAAGAAGTGCTTGCCGAAATCGGCCGCGACGATATCGGCGTGATGCAGGTGCCGGACATCCGTGCGGCTGTTGCACAGCTTGCGTTTGCCTACGCCGGAAATCCGCAGTACAGGCTCAAAATCGCCGGCATTACCGGCACCAACGGCAAGACAACGGTCAGCACCCTGGTCCATCAGGCCCTCACCAAACTCGGCTACAAAGCCGGGCTCATGGGTACCATTTCCGTGGC
This genomic stretch from Cyclonatronum proteinivorum harbors:
- the mraZ gene encoding division/cell wall cluster transcriptional repressor MraZ, translating into MASFKGEYENAIDNKGRVCFPAKLRKVVTPEFQDQYVIVIATDPCLYVYPLDHWEEVRTKLSGLNSFNKTASLLKRKLLRNSVDVTLDKQNRVAFSPRQMAHAGLQDKAVFIGCDDRIEIWSPEYLEQADAEFTDEMFAASFEALLGSDPHLTNNHDD
- the rsmH gene encoding 16S rRNA (cytosine(1402)-N(4))-methyltransferase RsmH, producing the protein MTTDTWHIPVMPAETLQWLVTDTGGVYIDATLGAGGHAAQLLRQLGENARVFGIDQDDEALAETARRIQDSRLHPVKGNFGFAATLIHPKYHGQVSGILFDYGVSSHQIDAPQRGFTFREDGPLDMRMGNLSSLTARDVVNTYTFERLRNLLWQYGEERRSSAIARQITASRPLETTAELRKCVESVIKGPHLVKSLARVFQAIRIEVNRELEMLRSGLEQSLKLLRPGGRIVTIAYHSLEDRLVKNFFRTGNFDGKQEKDFYGNIVRPLRPLHNKPVTATEAERLENPRSRSARLRAAEKNEAEVQA
- a CDS encoding penicillin-binding protein, which gives rise to MKPDKNALAARLLFVLGALLILPVAIILQMLRIQYVEGDGLRELWSRQTEDAIPIQSRRGQILDSNGRVLVTNIASYAVAVDPHVPNLEEGEIQRVLAILAHFTNRSQADYMRMVRQAPANSRYIVLGRNFDRAVYDSLRAHRFRSLILEERFRRHYTYDDLAAHVMGYVNHEVRGMDGLERAYDELLRGRDGQRIVRRDSRGRIRQFVRTPIQQPQQGHNLITTLDAQIQAIAQQELREGIARTGARHGSVIIVEPATGAVIAMANYPDFNPNRPGTAGRETRRNAAIADMIEPGSTFKLVAAVAAYEQGVVQLDEVFYTPENGARRIYGQTMRDHIPLGDITFRQAIERSSNIATAEAAMRVDRDQFFQYVRNFGFGALSSIDLPNEESGRLRRPLHWSGVTQPWMSIGYEIQVTPLQLVMAYASIANGGRLMRPYVVDHVQDESGRVVQQNRPTVIRQSVRPETVEALRPAFQNVVSEDGTARLASVAGLSIAGKTGTAQKFIDGRYQQRYRASFVGYFPAEAPRYAMIVLLDEPQTSIFGGTTAGIVFREITRRIMGVDPQVRNLVQRTLDEEAAAGLRAPQLTGLYAGHAQRKAEGLGLKVAVSGEGTRVASQYPAAGQEMQENQLVRLQLETIVQGEAGEDQLRSTVPDVRGLSMREAVAVLHEAGYDIQRNGSGTVAAQFPEAGAVMQRGRPVIIRGRAPGMEMLISDRGGG